One stretch of Muribaculum intestinale DNA includes these proteins:
- a CDS encoding winged helix-turn-helix transcriptional regulator: MKTEKISEKYSCVATCPMRNVIARFANKWSMLLLVILDEFGVMRFNELSRAIPDISPKVFEL; this comes from the coding sequence ATGAAGACCGAAAAAATTTCAGAAAAATATTCATGCGTTGCCACGTGTCCGATGAGAAACGTGATAGCCCGCTTCGCCAACAAGTGGTCGATGCTGCTCCTTGTCATTCTCGATGAATTCGGTGTTATGCGTTTCAATGAACTGTCACGAGCGATTCCCGACATCTCACCCAAAGTATTTGAATTATAA
- a CDS encoding Fur family transcriptional regulator, with the protein MDSVNKYTANIDDILQRRQVRPTANRIAIFRELLNAGGPLSMAELEERLVTIDKSGLSRTLGLFASRHLVHVIEDGSGAAKYEACQGHSDHSIDDMHPHFHCEGCGVTVCLDDTPVPLVSVPDGYEVYSVNYVIKGLCGVCASKYNS; encoded by the coding sequence ATGGATTCCGTCAACAAATATACCGCAAATATTGATGATATATTGCAGCGCAGGCAGGTGCGTCCTACGGCAAATCGTATAGCGATTTTCCGGGAATTGCTGAATGCCGGCGGCCCACTCAGCATGGCTGAGCTTGAGGAGAGGCTGGTCACTATCGACAAGTCGGGCCTGTCGCGCACGCTTGGGCTGTTTGCCTCTCGACATCTCGTGCATGTGATAGAGGATGGTAGCGGGGCTGCGAAATATGAAGCATGCCAGGGCCATTCCGATCATTCGATTGATGACATGCATCCCCATTTTCATTGCGAGGGCTGTGGCGTGACGGTTTGTCTCGATGATACTCCCGTGCCGCTTGTGTCAGTTCCTGACGGATATGAAGTATATTCAGTTAATTATGTGATAAAAGGCTTGTGTGGGGTATGCGCGAGTAAATACAATAGTTAA
- the asnS gene encoding asparagine--tRNA ligase, whose translation MKREKIIDLFKKAELIGTEVTVMGWVRTRRGNKHVQFVALNDGSTVRNIQIVLDMTRFSDEQLKPITTGSALRVDGRLVESMGKGQTVEVQADNVLVYGTADPETYPLQKKGHTLEFLREKAHLRPRTNTFGAILRVRSALAFAIHRFFQERGFFYLNTPLITGSDCEGAGAMFQVTTLPLNELPKTEDGVVDYSKDFFGKPTALTVSGQLEGELGATALGAIYTFGPTFRAENSNTPRHLSEFWMIEPEVSFFDITDNMDLAEAFVKYCISYALENCRDDIEFLAEHYDKELIERLNFVISNDFVRLTYTEGVKILEESGHKFEFPVYWGADLQSEHERFLVEEYFKKPVILTDYPKEIKAFYMKQNEDGKTVRAMDVLFPNIGEIIGGSEREENYDKLLARIEELDIPMKDMWWYLDTRRFGTVPHSGFGLGFERLVLFVTGMTNIRDVIPFPRTPNNAEF comes from the coding sequence ATGAAAAGAGAAAAAATTATCGACCTTTTCAAGAAGGCCGAACTCATAGGCACTGAAGTCACAGTAATGGGCTGGGTGCGCACACGTCGCGGTAACAAGCACGTGCAGTTTGTAGCTCTCAACGACGGGTCGACCGTGCGCAATATTCAGATTGTGCTTGACATGACCCGCTTTTCCGACGAGCAGCTGAAACCAATCACTACCGGCTCGGCTCTGCGTGTCGACGGACGTCTTGTAGAATCTATGGGTAAGGGTCAGACTGTAGAGGTACAGGCTGACAATGTGCTGGTGTACGGTACCGCCGACCCCGAGACATATCCCCTTCAGAAGAAGGGGCATACCCTTGAGTTCCTTAGGGAGAAAGCTCATCTGCGTCCGCGCACCAACACCTTCGGTGCTATTCTGCGTGTGCGCAGCGCCTTGGCTTTCGCCATTCACCGTTTCTTCCAGGAACGCGGATTCTTCTATCTGAACACTCCGCTTATCACTGGCAGTGACTGTGAGGGTGCCGGTGCTATGTTCCAGGTAACCACACTACCGCTTAACGAGTTGCCCAAGACCGAGGACGGTGTCGTGGATTATTCCAAGGACTTCTTCGGAAAGCCTACCGCGCTTACCGTAAGCGGTCAGCTCGAAGGCGAGCTTGGCGCTACAGCTCTTGGCGCCATATACACATTCGGTCCTACCTTCCGTGCCGAAAACTCCAATACTCCGCGCCACCTGTCGGAATTCTGGATGATTGAGCCGGAAGTGTCGTTCTTTGACATAACCGACAACATGGATCTTGCCGAGGCATTTGTCAAGTACTGTATCTCATATGCTCTTGAAAATTGCCGCGACGATATTGAGTTTCTCGCCGAGCACTACGATAAGGAGCTTATCGAACGTCTGAATTTTGTCATCAGCAATGACTTCGTCAGACTTACATATACCGAAGGTGTGAAGATACTTGAGGAATCCGGACATAAGTTTGAATTCCCGGTATACTGGGGCGCTGACCTACAGAGCGAGCATGAGCGTTTCCTCGTGGAGGAGTATTTCAAGAAGCCTGTAATCCTTACCGATTATCCCAAAGAGATAAAGGCATTCTACATGAAGCAGAACGAGGATGGCAAGACTGTCCGCGCCATGGATGTGCTCTTCCCCAATATCGGCGAGATTATCGGCGGTTCCGAGCGTGAGGAGAACTACGATAAGTTGCTCGCACGCATCGAGGAGCTGGATATCCCTATGAAGGATATGTGGTGGTATCTTGATACCCGTCGTTTCGGCACTGTTCCTCATTCTGGATTCGGTCTGGGCTTCGAGCGTCTGGTGCTTTTTGTTACCGGCATGACCAACATCCGCGATGTAATCCCGTTCCCGCGTACTCCCAACAACGCAGAGTTCTGA
- a CDS encoding DJ-1/PfpI family protein — MTETSIRIPTSSRPSGKATFVMLGNGFDEIEALAPVDVMRRAGMKVFTVSMTDKRLVRGATGNNIVADMGISDLNPEHIDWLVFPGADKSEDAVNLDESLNDIVKDHWDKGGNIAAICAAPALRACLIINVAARVV, encoded by the coding sequence ATGACTGAAACCAGTATCAGAATTCCGACATCATCACGACCGTCCGGCAAAGCTACATTCGTGATGCTTGGCAACGGATTCGACGAAATCGAAGCTCTCGCTCCGGTCGACGTAATGCGACGTGCCGGAATGAAAGTGTTCACCGTATCCATGACTGACAAACGTCTTGTAAGAGGAGCCACAGGCAACAATATTGTGGCTGACATGGGCATCTCGGATTTAAATCCGGAGCATATTGACTGGCTCGTATTTCCCGGAGCTGACAAATCGGAGGATGCAGTAAACCTTGACGAGAGCCTGAATGACATCGTGAAAGACCATTGGGATAAAGGTGGCAATATCGCAGCCATCTGTGCCGCCCCGGCTCTTAGAGCTTGTTTAATAATAAATGTTGCCGCCAGGGTCGTATAG
- a CDS encoding pseudouridine synthase: protein MDTNNEEKKPRRPRIGDRMQVGEGGDAVFNSTKPNYSNPSPADDSQGPRNDYGQRPYQPRQYNNNRPGGYQPRYNNQGGYNRQGGYNNRYNQGGYQPRYNNNAQSAAVSESGDSASASPATPYNSDSQQSNYQGGYQPRYNNQGGYNNRQGGYNNQNRQGGYNNQNRQGGYNRQGGYNNQNRQGGYNNQNRQGGYNNQNRQGGYNNQNRQGGYNNQNRQGGYNNQNRQGGYNNRPGGYNKNRQQGGMRQQGGFGAPRQGKSFTPRPKRIEYEMPIPDPNEQIRLNKFMANAGICSRREADEFIQQGLVKVNGEVVTELGTKISHNDVVEYDEKVVTLESKCYILLNKPKDCVTTSDDPNGRTTVMDLVKGACNERIYPVGRLDRNTTGVLLLTNDGDLASKLTHPKYVKKKIYHVWTDKDISEDDMQAIADGIELEDGPIHADAISYATETDRNQAGIEIHSGRNRIVRRIFESLGYHVTKLDRVYFAGLTKKNLPRGRWRYLTQEEVNFLKMGSFE, encoded by the coding sequence ATGGATACTAACAACGAAGAGAAGAAACCGCGCCGACCCAGAATCGGTGACCGCATGCAGGTAGGAGAAGGCGGCGATGCCGTGTTCAATAGCACAAAACCTAATTATTCTAACCCCTCGCCGGCCGATGATTCGCAAGGCCCGCGCAATGATTACGGACAACGCCCTTATCAGCCACGTCAATATAACAACAATCGTCCTGGCGGCTATCAGCCCCGCTACAATAATCAGGGTGGCTACAATCGTCAGGGTGGTTACAACAATCGGTATAATCAAGGAGGCTATCAGCCCCGTTACAATAATAACGCTCAGTCGGCTGCTGTTTCAGAAAGTGGCGACTCTGCGTCCGCTTCGCCGGCCACTCCTTACAATTCCGATTCGCAGCAGTCGAATTATCAGGGTGGCTATCAGCCACGATATAACAACCAAGGCGGATATAATAACCGTCAGGGCGGCTACAACAATCAGAACCGTCAGGGCGGCTACAACAATCAGAACCGTCAGGGCGGCTATAACCGTCAGGGTGGCTACAACAACCAGAACCGTCAGGGTGGCTACAACAACCAGAACCGTCAGGGCGGCTACAACAACCAGAACCGTCAGGGTGGCTACAATAACCAGAACCGTCAGGGCGGCTACAACAATCAGAACCGTCAGGGTGGCTACAACAACCAGAACCGTCAGGGCGGCTACAACAATCGCCCCGGCGGCTATAATAAGAATCGCCAGCAGGGAGGCATGCGCCAGCAGGGAGGATTTGGTGCTCCGCGCCAGGGCAAGAGCTTTACGCCACGCCCCAAGCGTATTGAGTACGAAATGCCTATACCCGATCCTAACGAACAGATTCGTCTCAACAAGTTCATGGCCAATGCCGGTATCTGTTCACGTCGGGAGGCCGACGAATTTATCCAGCAGGGACTCGTCAAGGTCAATGGAGAGGTTGTGACCGAACTTGGAACAAAGATTTCACACAACGATGTGGTTGAATACGATGAAAAGGTCGTGACTCTGGAGAGCAAGTGCTACATATTGCTCAACAAGCCCAAGGATTGCGTTACCACCAGCGATGACCCCAACGGACGCACTACTGTGATGGATCTCGTGAAGGGTGCATGCAACGAGCGTATCTATCCCGTGGGACGCCTTGACCGCAATACTACCGGTGTGCTCCTCCTTACCAATGACGGTGATCTCGCCTCGAAACTTACACATCCGAAATATGTGAAGAAGAAGATTTACCATGTGTGGACCGACAAGGATATCTCGGAGGATGATATGCAGGCTATTGCCGACGGTATCGAGCTTGAGGACGGACCCATCCATGCCGATGCAATATCTTATGCTACCGAGACCGACCGTAACCAGGCCGGTATTGAGATTCATTCGGGCCGCAACCGCATCGTGCGCCGTATCTTCGAGAGCCTCGGCTACCATGTGACAAAGCTTGACCGTGTGTATTTCGCCGGTCTTACAAAGAAGAATCTTCCCCGTGGACGTTGGCGCTATCTCACACAGGAAGAGGTCAACTTCCTTAAGATGGGCTCATTTGAATAA
- the def gene encoding peptide deformylase, with the protein MKLPVYLYGHPVLRAISTDVTPEYPELKKFVADMWETMYNSDGVGLAAPQVGRNDRIVVIDADPVADAFPECKGRKFTLINPEIEILDGPVETRNEGCLSLPDLSESVPRVEHIRLKWVDDDFQPHEEEISGFLARIVQHECDHLEGKLYIDHISAIRRQLLRAKLSAIITGRKRVDYPVRYAPQKGRK; encoded by the coding sequence ATGAAACTACCCGTATACCTTTACGGACATCCGGTGTTGCGTGCCATCTCGACAGATGTCACCCCCGAGTATCCGGAACTCAAGAAATTCGTGGCCGACATGTGGGAGACCATGTACAACTCCGACGGAGTAGGCCTGGCAGCTCCGCAGGTGGGCCGCAACGACCGCATCGTCGTTATTGACGCAGACCCTGTGGCCGATGCGTTCCCCGAGTGCAAAGGGCGCAAGTTCACACTGATAAATCCCGAAATCGAGATACTCGACGGCCCGGTGGAGACACGCAACGAAGGTTGTCTGTCATTGCCTGACCTTTCAGAGTCAGTGCCCCGTGTGGAGCATATCCGCCTCAAATGGGTCGACGACGATTTCCAGCCTCACGAAGAGGAAATCTCAGGATTTCTCGCCCGCATCGTACAGCACGAATGCGACCACCTCGAAGGGAAGCTATATATCGACCATATCTCAGCTATCCGCCGCCAGTTGCTTCGCGCCAAACTGTCGGCAATCATCACCGGCCGCAAGCGTGTCGACTACCCCGTGCGCTACGCACCCCAAAAAGGCAGAAAATAA
- the ettA gene encoding energy-dependent translational throttle protein EttA gives MADDKKIIFSMVGVSKIYPPQKQVLKNIYLSFFYGAKIGIIGLNGSGKSSLLKIIAGIDKSYQGEVVFSPGYSVGYLEQEPQLDPDKTVIDVVREGVKPVMDLLAEFEKVNEAFGDPEVLEDPDKMDALIQRQAELQDKLDAADAWNIDSKLERAMDALQCPPDDQKISTLSGGERRRVALIRLLLQQPDVLLLDEPTNHLDAESIDWLEQHLQQYPGTVIAITHDRYFLDHVAGWILELDRGEGIPWKGNYSSWLDQKTKRMAQEEKQASKRRKTLERELEWVRMAPKARQAKGKARLNSYDKLLNEDQKAREERLEIFIPNGPRLGNKVIEASGLAKAFGKKQLFSDLSFSLPPNGIVGVIGPNGAGKTTLFRLIMGQETPDAGTFDVGETVKIAYVDQRHHDLLPEKSVYEVISQGTDSFRMGGRDINARAYLSKFNFTGADQEKKIGVLSGGERNRLHLAMALKEEGNVLLLDEPTNDIDVNTLRALEEGLDDFAGCAVVVSHDRWFLDRICTHILSFEPDGNVVFYEGSYSDYEDYKRARNGGKELPRRRYRKLME, from the coding sequence ATGGCTGACGACAAAAAAATAATTTTTTCGATGGTAGGTGTATCAAAAATATACCCGCCACAAAAGCAAGTACTGAAAAATATCTATCTCTCCTTCTTCTATGGCGCCAAAATCGGCATCATCGGTCTTAACGGCTCGGGAAAATCATCGCTGCTGAAAATTATCGCCGGCATCGACAAGAGCTATCAGGGCGAAGTAGTATTCTCGCCGGGATATTCTGTAGGCTACCTCGAACAGGAGCCGCAGCTCGACCCCGACAAGACTGTGATAGACGTAGTGCGCGAGGGCGTAAAGCCTGTGATGGACCTTCTCGCTGAATTCGAGAAAGTCAACGAAGCATTCGGTGACCCCGAGGTGCTTGAAGATCCCGACAAGATGGACGCTCTCATCCAGCGCCAAGCCGAGCTTCAGGACAAACTCGATGCCGCCGACGCATGGAACATCGATTCAAAACTCGAGCGCGCCATGGATGCCCTCCAGTGTCCGCCCGACGACCAGAAAATATCCACCCTCTCTGGAGGCGAACGCCGCCGCGTAGCCCTGATACGCCTTCTGCTCCAGCAGCCCGATGTACTGTTGCTCGACGAGCCGACCAACCACCTTGATGCCGAGTCAATCGACTGGCTCGAACAACACCTGCAGCAGTATCCCGGAACGGTCATCGCAATCACCCACGACCGCTACTTCCTCGACCATGTGGCAGGCTGGATTCTCGAACTCGACCGCGGAGAAGGCATACCCTGGAAAGGCAACTACTCTTCATGGCTCGACCAGAAGACAAAGCGCATGGCCCAGGAAGAAAAGCAGGCATCAAAGCGCCGCAAGACTCTCGAGCGCGAGCTTGAATGGGTGCGCATGGCTCCAAAAGCACGTCAGGCCAAAGGCAAGGCCCGTCTGAATTCCTACGACAAGCTGCTCAACGAAGACCAGAAAGCACGCGAGGAACGTCTGGAGATATTCATTCCCAACGGACCGCGCCTCGGCAACAAGGTAATCGAAGCCAGCGGACTGGCAAAAGCGTTTGGCAAGAAACAGCTCTTCTCGGATCTGTCATTCTCCCTGCCCCCCAACGGCATCGTAGGAGTAATCGGCCCCAACGGCGCAGGCAAGACAACATTGTTCCGCCTTATCATGGGTCAGGAAACACCCGACGCCGGCACATTCGATGTAGGAGAGACTGTAAAAATAGCATATGTCGACCAGCGCCATCACGACCTCCTGCCCGAGAAATCGGTATATGAGGTAATCTCTCAAGGCACCGACTCATTCCGCATGGGCGGACGCGATATAAACGCCCGCGCCTATCTGTCGAAGTTCAACTTCACAGGCGCCGACCAGGAGAAAAAAATCGGTGTGCTTTCAGGCGGCGAACGCAACCGACTGCATCTGGCCATGGCACTGAAGGAGGAAGGAAACGTTCTGCTGCTCGACGAGCCGACCAACGATATTGACGTCAACACACTGCGCGCCCTTGAAGAGGGCCTTGACGATTTTGCAGGTTGCGCTGTAGTGGTAAGCCACGACCGCTGGTTCCTCGACCGCATATGCACCCACATACTTTCATTTGAGCCCGACGGCAACGTAGTGTTCTACGAAGGTTCGTACTCCGACTATGAGGATTACAAGCGGGCCCGCAACGGCGGAAAGGAACTGCCCCGTCGCCGCTACCGCAAGCTCATGGAATAA
- the bla gene encoding class A beta-lactamase: MKRPLKQLIILLFILLSVCAGCSSKRYVQHERCYSHIEERLATYIAAQDARIGVAVIIDGRDTISVNGNRDFPMLSVYKFPQAMAVADYCMKNGVGLSDTISIRGDEMKENTWSPMRDRYGVGDLRLPLSELLEYSLRDSDNNACDILFRLIGGTHVADSLMKAMDFDDIVIASTEDEMHRDIYLCYQNRSTPIAMAGLFDRFYRQEMRHDSPLHEAIGRIMMTCTTGNRRLPAPLMPTNAVIGHKTGTGDVNSQGRIIGVNDAGYVFLPDGRGYAVAVFIADSACGMEETERMIADISDIIFQTLFKR, from the coding sequence ATGAAACGCCCTCTAAAACAGCTTATCATACTTCTGTTCATATTGTTGTCGGTATGTGCCGGATGCTCAAGCAAGCGATATGTGCAGCATGAACGTTGCTATTCGCATATTGAGGAGCGGTTGGCAACATATATTGCCGCCCAGGATGCCCGCATTGGTGTCGCGGTCATAATCGACGGAAGAGATACCATTTCCGTCAATGGCAACAGGGATTTTCCGATGCTGAGTGTCTACAAGTTTCCGCAGGCGATGGCCGTGGCCGACTATTGTATGAAAAACGGTGTCGGACTCTCTGACACCATTTCAATCCGTGGCGATGAGATGAAAGAAAATACATGGAGCCCTATGCGCGACAGATATGGGGTGGGTGATTTACGCCTGCCGCTGTCCGAACTGCTCGAATACTCTCTTCGCGACAGTGACAACAACGCGTGCGATATCCTTTTCCGCCTGATAGGTGGCACACATGTGGCCGACAGTCTTATGAAAGCCATGGATTTTGACGATATTGTCATAGCCTCCACCGAGGATGAGATGCACCGGGATATTTATTTGTGCTATCAGAATCGCTCCACACCCATAGCTATGGCCGGGCTGTTCGACAGATTTTACCGTCAGGAGATGCGCCACGACTCTCCGTTGCATGAGGCAATAGGCAGGATAATGATGACTTGCACTACCGGCAACAGGAGACTGCCGGCCCCGTTGATGCCTACAAATGCTGTCATCGGACACAAGACCGGCACAGGCGATGTCAATTCCCAGGGGCGTATAATAGGCGTGAACGATGCGGGATACGTGTTTCTCCCTGATGGCCGCGGATATGCTGTTGCGGTTTTCATTGCCGACTCTGCTTGCGGTATGGAAGAGACCGAGCGTATGATAGCCGATATTTCCGATATTATATTTCAGACATTATTTAAACGATAA
- a CDS encoding DJ-1/PfpI family protein gives MLGPLGIIKGVKATGYPFLKEDLERNGGIYSEEPVVIGDRMITSKGPGTTIEFALAIVRKAKGPETEKALREGMVIPECE, from the coding sequence ATTCTTGGCCCTCTTGGCATCATCAAGGGAGTAAAGGCCACAGGATATCCGTTTCTCAAAGAGGACCTTGAAAGGAACGGTGGGATATACTCTGAAGAGCCTGTAGTAATCGGAGACCGCATGATTACATCAAAAGGACCGGGCACAACTATCGAATTTGCGCTTGCCATAGTACGCAAAGCAAAAGGCCCGGAAACTGAAAAAGCGCTCCGCGAAGGCATGGTAATACCCGAGTGCGAGTAG
- the ruvX gene encoding Holliday junction resolvase RuvX, whose product MGRLMAIDYGRRRCGIAVTDPLRIVATGLTTVRTCDLAKWVADYILKENVDAIIVGKPSTMRGEDSESMNYIRPGIAMLRKALPQDIEITYWDERFTSVLAHRAMIDGGMRKSRRQDKAVVDEIAATIILNDYLQSKQFNQ is encoded by the coding sequence ATGGGACGACTTATGGCAATCGATTACGGCAGACGTCGCTGCGGCATAGCAGTGACTGACCCGCTGCGCATTGTCGCGACCGGACTTACCACAGTACGGACCTGCGACCTTGCCAAATGGGTGGCCGACTATATACTCAAGGAAAATGTCGATGCAATCATCGTAGGCAAGCCGTCGACTATGCGTGGCGAAGACTCGGAATCGATGAACTATATCCGCCCGGGTATAGCCATGCTAAGGAAAGCATTGCCTCAGGATATTGAAATCACATATTGGGACGAGCGCTTCACCTCGGTGCTCGCTCACCGGGCCATGATTGATGGCGGCATGCGCAAATCGCGCCGTCAGGACAAGGCCGTGGTCGATGAAATAGCCGCCACTATCATTCTTAACGATTATCTGCAAAGCAAACAATTCAACCAATGA
- a CDS encoding winged helix-turn-helix transcriptional regulator, whose product MAYEKKIPVDLDCPLRLTMSLIESKWKSCILDELRSGEAMRPSEIHKCLPEAAPRVLDIQLKEMVEDGLVVKTIYPELPPRSEYRITELGQSLIPIIDLMLKWGREHFDIFEKKYGKSLETV is encoded by the coding sequence ATGGCATACGAAAAGAAGATACCTGTAGACCTTGATTGCCCACTCAGGCTCACGATGAGCTTGATAGAATCCAAATGGAAGTCCTGTATTCTCGACGAGTTACGTTCAGGAGAGGCTATGCGCCCGAGCGAAATACACAAATGCCTGCCGGAGGCTGCTCCACGAGTACTTGACATTCAGCTTAAAGAGATGGTTGAGGATGGACTTGTAGTAAAAACAATATATCCCGAACTTCCTCCCCGCTCTGAATACAGGATTACCGAACTCGGTCAATCACTTATTCCAATAATTGACCTGATGCTCAAATGGGGCAGGGAACACTTCGATATTTTTGAAAAGAAATATGGTAAGAGCTTGGAAACTGTTTAA
- a CDS encoding alpha/beta hydrolase yields MKFLRKMFTAMSLGALATVSLPAQNGAPRIIRIDNPKMTVFLPPTSAATGRAVVDLPGGGYSHLATGHEGFDWVPYFNGMGIAYAVVEYTLPAGNRELPYKDATDAIKTMREHASEWGIKTDDIGIMGSSAGGHLATTVATHADTTARPDFQILFYPVISMKDEITHGGSRKSLLGEKPSEADILEYSNELKVTADTPPAIILLSDDDKGVVPANSLRYYEALHQAGVPASMVIYPSGGHGWGYKPSFKYHDAMLNQLKEWLTGF; encoded by the coding sequence ATGAAGTTTCTAAGAAAAATGTTTACAGCTATGTCTCTCGGTGCGCTCGCAACAGTAAGCCTGCCTGCACAAAATGGTGCTCCCAGAATCATCAGAATTGACAATCCCAAGATGACAGTATTTCTGCCTCCAACCTCCGCAGCAACAGGCCGTGCGGTAGTAGACCTCCCCGGAGGAGGATATTCCCACCTCGCTACCGGCCATGAAGGATTTGACTGGGTGCCATACTTCAACGGCATGGGCATAGCCTACGCCGTAGTGGAATACACCCTGCCCGCCGGCAATCGGGAACTGCCATACAAAGATGCCACCGATGCTATAAAAACAATGCGCGAGCACGCATCCGAATGGGGCATAAAAACCGACGATATCGGCATCATGGGCTCTTCTGCCGGCGGACATCTCGCCACCACAGTAGCAACCCACGCCGACACTACAGCCCGGCCCGACTTCCAGATACTGTTTTATCCCGTCATATCCATGAAGGATGAAATCACCCATGGCGGCTCTCGCAAAAGCCTGTTGGGCGAAAAGCCATCGGAAGCCGATATACTCGAATACTCCAATGAGCTCAAGGTAACAGCGGACACTCCTCCCGCCATCATATTGCTGAGCGATGATGACAAAGGAGTCGTTCCCGCCAACAGTCTGCGCTATTATGAGGCTCTACACCAAGCCGGAGTGCCGGCTTCAATGGTTATATATCCATCCGGAGGTCACGGATGGGGCTATAAACCATCATTCAAATACCACGACGCAATGTTGAATCAGCTTAAAGAATGGCTGACGGGATTCTGA